The following proteins are encoded in a genomic region of Maribacter hydrothermalis:
- the nusA gene encoding transcription termination factor NusA translates to MENIALIESFSEFKDDKFIDRVTLMAILEDVFRNALKKKFGSDDNFDIIINPDKGDLEIWRNRIVVNDGEVEEPNEEISLTAARKIEPDFEVGEDVSEEVKLIDLGRRAILALRQNLISKIHEHDNTTIYKHFKDLEGEIYTAEVHHIRHKAIILLDDEGNEIILPKDRQIPSDFFRKGDNVRGVIESVELKGAKPTIIMSRSSPKFLEQLFFQEIPEVFDGLITVKKVVRIPGEKAKVAVDSYDDRIDPVGACVGMKGSRIHGIVRELGNENIDVINWTANPQLLVTRALSPARVSSVKLNDEKMTAQVYLKPEEVSKAIGRGGHNIRLAGQLTGYEIDVFREGVEEDVELTEFSDEIDAWIIEEFKKIGMDTARSVLEQDVADLVKRTDLEEETIVEVVRILKEELED, encoded by the coding sequence ATGGAAAATATTGCGTTAATTGAATCTTTCTCAGAGTTTAAGGACGATAAGTTCATAGACAGGGTAACATTGATGGCTATTTTGGAAGATGTTTTTAGAAATGCGCTAAAAAAGAAGTTTGGTTCAGATGATAACTTTGACATCATTATTAACCCAGATAAAGGGGATTTAGAAATTTGGCGAAACCGTATTGTAGTTAATGATGGTGAGGTCGAAGAGCCAAATGAAGAAATTTCCTTGACAGCAGCTCGTAAAATTGAGCCAGATTTTGAAGTAGGAGAAGATGTTTCCGAGGAAGTTAAGTTAATTGATTTAGGAAGAAGAGCAATTTTGGCATTACGCCAAAACCTTATTTCTAAAATTCATGAGCATGATAATACAACGATATATAAGCACTTTAAAGACTTAGAAGGCGAAATATATACAGCTGAGGTTCATCACATTCGCCACAAGGCGATTATTTTGTTGGATGATGAAGGAAATGAGATAATTTTACCAAAAGATAGACAAATACCTTCGGATTTCTTTAGAAAAGGCGATAACGTTAGAGGTGTAATTGAAAGTGTTGAATTGAAAGGAGCGAAACCTACTATTATTATGTCAAGAAGTTCGCCTAAGTTTTTAGAGCAGTTATTCTTTCAGGAGATACCAGAAGTTTTTGATGGATTAATCACGGTAAAGAAGGTGGTTCGTATACCAGGCGAAAAGGCAAAAGTTGCTGTTGATTCTTATGATGACCGTATAGATCCTGTTGGTGCTTGTGTTGGTATGAAGGGTTCTAGGATTCATGGTATTGTTCGTGAATTAGGAAATGAAAACATCGATGTTATAAACTGGACCGCCAACCCACAATTATTGGTTACCAGGGCTTTGAGTCCGGCTAGAGTTTCTTCTGTAAAATTAAACGACGAGAAAATGACTGCACAGGTATATTTGAAACCAGAAGAGGTTTCAAAGGCAATTGGTAGGGGAGGTCATAATATAAGATTAGCTGGTCAATTAACTGGTTATGAAATAGATGTATTTAGAGAAGGAGTGGAAGAGGATGTTGAATTAACCGAATTCTCTGATGAAATTGATGCTTGGATTATTGAAGAATTCAAGAAGATTGGAATGGATACAGCTCGTAGTGTCTTAGAACAAGATGTTGCGGATTTGGTAAAACGTACAGATTTAGAAGAGGAAACAATTGTGGAAGTTGTGCGTATCTTAAAAGAAGAATTAGAAGATTAG
- the rimP gene encoding ribosome assembly cofactor RimP: MLKEKVKELLEQGLEEDPSLFLIDFTMGADNSIHVVIDGDHGVTVSDCIKISRAIEHNLDREEHDFSLEVASAGASAPLIMPRQYLKNVGRKLEVVTKEQKVEGNLTAVNENSIVLEWKAREPKPIGKGKVTVQKREELNFSDIIKAKVVLKF; this comes from the coding sequence ATGCTAAAGGAAAAAGTTAAGGAATTATTGGAACAAGGTCTTGAAGAAGATCCATCCCTGTTTTTAATAGATTTTACTATGGGTGCTGATAATAGCATACATGTGGTAATTGACGGTGACCATGGGGTTACGGTAAGTGACTGTATAAAAATAAGTAGAGCAATTGAGCATAATTTAGATAGAGAGGAGCATGACTTTTCCCTGGAAGTTGCTTCGGCAGGTGCCTCTGCTCCACTTATTATGCCGCGTCAGTATTTAAAAAACGTTGGAAGAAAACTAGAGGTTGTTACAAAAGAACAGAAAGTTGAAGGTAATTTAACTGCTGTTAATGAAAATTCTATTGTTTTGGAATGGAAGGCAAGAGAACCAAAGCCTATAGGAAAAGGCAAAGTAACGGTTCAAAAAAGAGAAGAATTAAATTTTTCAGATATTATTAAAGCAAAAGTTGTATTAAAATTTTAA
- the infB gene encoding translation initiation factor IF-2 — protein MADNAKIRLNKVLRELNISLDRAVDFLNGKGHDVEARPTTKISDDIYQVLLDEFQTDKSKKVASKEVGEEKRKEKEAIRVQLEKEQEDRRLARERRNTDAEQNTLVGKVELAGPKMVGKIDLNPKKKVEEEPVKETPKAEEKVVPKVEEKTAPKVEVKETRKVVLQGPRIISQPTQKPEVKKEEAKEDASKGTTPKIEETQKPDDKKESGKVESSAENAAESEAPKTIETQYQKLTGPKIAGEKIDLSKFEKPKKKKEEKKPVDKGAGADRKKRRRRIVTKNPTGPGQTRTASNTGDRNKGRGRFAPVAKVEPTEEDVQKQVRETLEKLQGKSKKGKGAKYRRSKRDQHREQTEKDLEQQELENKVLKVTEFVTATEVATMMGVSTTEIISACMSLGLMVTMNQRLDAETLSIVAEEFGYEVDFVTADIEESIVEVKDAPEDLEPRAPIVTVMGHVDHGKTSLLDYIRKENVIAGESGGITQHIGAYGVTLENGESIAFLDTPGHEAFTAMRARGAQVTDIAIIVVAADDDIMPQTKEAISHAQAAGVPIVFAINKIDKSTANPDKIKEGLAQMNLLVEDWGGKIQSHDISAKTGLGVKELLEKVLLEAEILELKANPNKLATGTVVEAFLDKGKGYVSTVLVQSGTLKIGDYVLAGTTSGKIKAMQDERGNLVTKVGPSRPISILGLDGASQAGDKFYVLEDEREAKQIASRRSQLQREQSVRAQRHITLDEIGRRIALGEFKELNIILKGDVDGSVEALTDSFQKLSTDEIQVNIIHKAVGPITESDVLLASASDAVIIGFNVRPMGNAKAIAEKEEIDIRMYSIIYAAINDLKDAMEGMLSPVMKEEISGTAEIRETFKISKIGTIAGCMVTSGKIFRNSNIRLIRDGVVIYTGNLSSLKRFKDDVREVAKGYDCGLQIKNYNDINEGDIVEAFQEVAVKKKLKSK, from the coding sequence ATGGCAGACAATGCAAAAATAAGGCTTAATAAAGTTCTACGCGAACTTAATATTTCCTTGGATAGGGCAGTGGACTTTCTTAACGGAAAAGGACATGATGTGGAAGCGAGGCCTACCACTAAAATTTCCGATGATATTTATCAAGTACTGCTTGATGAGTTTCAAACGGATAAGAGTAAAAAGGTTGCATCTAAGGAAGTAGGTGAAGAAAAACGTAAGGAGAAGGAGGCAATTAGAGTTCAATTAGAAAAAGAACAAGAAGATCGTCGTCTTGCCCGTGAACGTAGAAATACTGATGCCGAACAAAATACTTTAGTTGGTAAAGTTGAGCTTGCTGGCCCTAAAATGGTAGGTAAAATCGATCTTAACCCTAAGAAAAAAGTAGAAGAGGAACCTGTGAAGGAAACTCCGAAAGCAGAGGAAAAGGTTGTTCCGAAGGTTGAAGAAAAAACTGCACCTAAGGTAGAAGTTAAAGAAACTAGGAAGGTGGTATTGCAAGGACCTAGGATAATATCTCAGCCTACGCAAAAGCCGGAAGTTAAGAAAGAAGAGGCTAAGGAAGATGCTTCAAAAGGTACTACACCTAAAATTGAAGAGACTCAGAAACCCGATGATAAAAAGGAATCTGGAAAAGTAGAGTCCTCTGCGGAAAATGCCGCTGAATCTGAAGCTCCGAAAACTATTGAGACCCAGTATCAAAAACTTACCGGTCCTAAAATAGCCGGTGAGAAAATTGACTTAAGCAAATTTGAGAAGCCTAAGAAAAAGAAGGAGGAAAAGAAACCAGTAGATAAAGGAGCTGGAGCTGATCGGAAAAAGAGGAGAAGAAGAATTGTTACAAAAAATCCAACTGGACCGGGTCAAACCAGAACAGCTTCAAATACTGGAGATAGAAATAAAGGAAGAGGAAGGTTTGCCCCTGTTGCCAAGGTGGAGCCTACTGAAGAAGATGTTCAAAAACAAGTGCGTGAAACCCTGGAAAAACTTCAAGGTAAATCCAAAAAGGGCAAAGGTGCTAAATATAGAAGAAGTAAAAGAGATCAGCATCGTGAACAGACTGAGAAAGATTTAGAGCAACAGGAACTAGAAAACAAAGTACTTAAAGTTACTGAGTTTGTTACGGCTACGGAGGTTGCAACTATGATGGGTGTTTCTACAACTGAAATAATTTCAGCTTGTATGTCCTTAGGTTTAATGGTAACGATGAATCAGCGCTTAGATGCTGAAACTTTATCTATTGTAGCTGAAGAATTTGGTTATGAAGTTGATTTTGTAACTGCAGATATCGAAGAAAGTATAGTTGAGGTTAAAGATGCACCTGAAGATTTAGAACCTAGAGCTCCTATAGTTACGGTAATGGGTCACGTGGATCACGGTAAAACTTCATTGTTAGATTATATACGTAAGGAAAATGTAATTGCAGGAGAGAGTGGTGGAATTACTCAGCATATCGGTGCATATGGGGTGACTCTGGAAAATGGAGAAAGTATAGCTTTCTTGGATACACCTGGTCACGAGGCATTTACCGCTATGCGTGCTAGAGGTGCTCAAGTAACGGATATTGCTATAATTGTAGTAGCGGCGGATGATGATATCATGCCTCAAACAAAAGAAGCAATTAGTCATGCACAAGCGGCCGGCGTTCCAATTGTTTTTGCAATAAATAAAATAGATAAATCAACAGCTAACCCAGATAAGATTAAAGAAGGTTTAGCTCAGATGAATTTATTGGTAGAAGATTGGGGCGGTAAAATACAATCTCATGATATTTCAGCTAAGACAGGTTTGGGTGTTAAAGAATTATTAGAAAAAGTTTTGTTAGAGGCTGAAATTTTAGAACTTAAGGCAAATCCTAATAAGCTTGCAACCGGTACTGTGGTTGAGGCATTCCTAGATAAAGGTAAAGGTTATGTGTCTACTGTTTTAGTGCAGTCAGGAACATTAAAAATAGGTGATTATGTATTGGCGGGGACCACTAGTGGTAAAATAAAGGCAATGCAAGATGAAAGAGGAAACCTAGTAACTAAGGTTGGTCCTTCTAGACCAATTTCAATTTTAGGTCTTGACGGTGCTTCTCAAGCTGGTGATAAATTCTATGTTTTAGAAGATGAACGCGAAGCAAAACAAATTGCATCACGTAGGTCTCAATTACAACGAGAGCAATCAGTAAGAGCACAACGTCATATTACGCTTGATGAAATTGGAAGAAGAATTGCTTTAGGGGAGTTTAAGGAACTTAATATAATACTTAAAGGTGATGTGGATGGTTCTGTTGAAGCATTGACCGACTCGTTCCAGAAATTGTCAACCGATGAAATTCAAGTAAATATTATACATAAAGCCGTTGGTCCAATTACGGAATCAGATGTGTTGTTAGCATCAGCTTCGGATGCAGTAATAATTGGGTTTAACGTTAGGCCAATGGGTAATGCTAAAGCTATTGCTGAAAAAGAAGAAATCGATATCCGTATGTATTCTATTATATATGCAGCTATTAATGATCTTAAAGATGCAATGGAAGGTATGTTGTCTCCGGTAATGAAAGAGGAGATTTCTGGTACAGCTGAAATTAGAGAGACATTTAAAATTTCCAAAATAGGTACTATCGCTGGTTGTATGGTAACAAGTGGTAAAATCTTTAGAAACTCTAATATTCGTTTAATTCGTGATGGAGTTGTGATTTACACAGGAAATCTGTCTTCTTTAAAACGATTTAAAGATGATGTTAGAGAGGTAGCTAAAGGTTATGATTGTGGACTTCAAATTAAAAATTATAATGACATCAATGAAGGTGATATCGTTGAGGCATTCCAAGAAGTAGCTGTAAAGAAGAAATTGAAGTCAAAATAA
- a CDS encoding SPOR domain-containing protein, producing MKTLSTIVLFTCIINFNYSQSAKVNIQQDQKIDQLLEIYKSSLSNNEYYRIQVGFGDHTKAQSIKANVEIDFPDLVSKIDFDSPTYRVRIGRFTSRLDAERKFNEVRLKYPDAMLLKPKKSTN from the coding sequence ATGAAAACACTAAGTACCATTGTTCTTTTTACCTGCATTATTAACTTTAACTATTCTCAATCTGCTAAAGTCAATATTCAACAAGACCAGAAAATTGATCAATTACTTGAAATTTACAAGTCTTCATTAAGTAATAATGAATACTACAGAATACAAGTTGGCTTCGGCGATCACACTAAAGCACAAAGTATTAAAGCTAATGTAGAAATAGATTTCCCTGATTTAGTGTCTAAAATTGATTTTGACTCGCCTACCTATCGGGTGCGCATAGGTCGATTTACATCTAGATTGGACGCAGAACGTAAATTCAATGAAGTGCGTCTTAAATATCCTGACGCAATGTTATTAAAACCAAAAAAATCGACCAATTAG
- a CDS encoding protein O-mannosyl-transferase family, whose product MFSKNYHKWDTLLGWSVFFIALITYYITVEPTNSFWDAGEYIATAAKLQVGHPPGAPLLQMIGAFFSMFAFDHSQVAKMVNLVSGVSSAFTILFMFWTITNITRKLIDNDGPFTNSKAIAVFGSAMVGSLAFTFSDSFWFNAAETEVYAMASFIMALLLWLGLKWTDNLNDPRGNKWIVLISFVVGLTFGIQFMGFLAIPSIGLLYYFKTYKKTTVKNFLLANIIVIAILMLVYKFSLTYVLKLFGWGEVFFINSIGLPFNSGSIIIGLVFIAAFYFGLNYTRKNDYKIGNTIVLCLMFLFLGFSSWLMLPIRANAKVVINENNPEDARALLAYYNREQYPGVDSPIYGSYYSDMFAPSGENQDGKPKYEKDYTLGKYIIVNKYKGAVPGPNPKHQGLLPRMWSSQNAENYMRYFGALDFRITQPNQELRQAADQIKVGFANGEIGADQYISFLKRFDEYIEVQPPTVWDNIKYMVEFQFNYMYLRYFMWNFVGKQNDVQGRYNENGNWLSGINFIDSWRLGSQENLPSDIKNNPGRNTYFFLPLILGIIGIVFQVSKDKKQFWVLLIFFLFTGLAIQFYTNPGIFQPRERDYSLVGSFYIFALWIGLGVYGLYDSFKDWITPKILAPAVVLITLLAVPTVMAVQNWDDHDRSNRFTANSSAKAYLDSCQEDVGAILFTIGDNDTFPIWYAQEIENYRTDVRIVCTSLFETDWYVDQMKVAAYESAPIPSQISHEKYRWGSRDVLYHQGITENRWPIKDFINWIDSDKPRTKLKYLFEQNGADLSQYSEDTQNMVYYPTNKIRVPVNKQNVLNSGLVKEKDADQIVEFIDIDLPGAITKKSMMMLDILANNDWKRPLYFSGGSFDDAEYLWMKDYLQLDGLAYKLVPIRTERPNAFELGRIDSELMYDIVTGWDWGNAGGDIYHDTQTRIQSVSFRGNLARLMETLINENKMDKAKDIIEISLTNMPVEKFGYYTLIEPFIDGYYKVGESQKARDLFEVIKTKYQERLTYYSSISLDEQYNSIDDIIADMEAYRRNIDIIIANDTKETAEKETLIFNEYIDKFQHFYKDEDNMDLREEMLQSDPDMMDTMPVSDTILPDNTRTDILEDTIDITTQQ is encoded by the coding sequence ATGTTTTCAAAGAACTACCACAAGTGGGACACATTATTAGGATGGTCCGTATTTTTCATAGCCCTTATTACCTATTATATTACCGTAGAGCCTACCAATAGTTTTTGGGATGCGGGAGAGTACATTGCTACTGCTGCCAAGCTTCAAGTTGGGCACCCACCCGGAGCTCCTCTTCTTCAAATGATAGGTGCTTTCTTTTCTATGTTTGCATTTGATCATAGTCAAGTAGCTAAGATGGTAAACCTTGTATCGGGGGTTTCTAGTGCTTTTACTATTTTGTTCATGTTTTGGACCATTACCAATATTACCAGAAAACTAATTGATAACGATGGCCCTTTTACTAACAGTAAAGCAATTGCCGTTTTTGGAAGCGCAATGGTTGGATCATTAGCATTCACATTTTCAGATAGTTTTTGGTTTAATGCAGCAGAAACCGAAGTTTACGCAATGGCAAGTTTTATAATGGCTTTGTTATTATGGTTAGGCTTAAAATGGACAGACAATCTTAACGACCCGCGTGGAAATAAATGGATTGTCCTAATATCTTTTGTTGTGGGACTTACATTCGGTATTCAATTCATGGGCTTTTTAGCCATACCATCTATTGGCCTATTATATTACTTTAAAACGTATAAGAAGACAACAGTAAAGAATTTTTTGTTGGCGAATATCATTGTAATAGCAATATTAATGCTGGTTTATAAATTTTCGCTTACTTATGTTTTAAAACTTTTTGGATGGGGAGAGGTGTTTTTTATTAATAGTATTGGATTACCATTTAATTCAGGGTCTATAATTATTGGACTGGTTTTCATCGCTGCTTTTTATTTTGGATTAAATTATACTCGTAAAAACGATTATAAAATTGGTAACACCATTGTACTGTGCTTAATGTTCTTGTTCTTAGGATTCTCTTCATGGCTAATGTTACCAATTAGAGCAAATGCTAAAGTGGTGATAAATGAGAACAACCCAGAAGACGCTAGAGCTCTTTTAGCATATTATAACAGAGAACAATATCCAGGTGTAGATAGCCCTATTTATGGTTCTTATTATTCGGATATGTTTGCTCCCTCTGGTGAAAACCAAGATGGAAAACCAAAATATGAAAAAGATTACACCCTTGGAAAGTATATCATAGTAAACAAATATAAAGGTGCCGTTCCAGGACCAAACCCTAAACATCAAGGGCTATTACCTAGAATGTGGAGCTCCCAAAATGCAGAAAATTATATGCGCTATTTTGGCGCTTTAGATTTTAGAATCACGCAACCAAATCAAGAATTAAGGCAGGCCGCTGACCAGATAAAAGTAGGTTTTGCAAATGGTGAAATTGGAGCCGATCAATACATCAGTTTTTTAAAACGATTTGATGAATATATTGAAGTTCAACCACCAACGGTCTGGGACAATATTAAATACATGGTAGAATTTCAATTCAACTATATGTATTTACGATATTTTATGTGGAATTTCGTTGGTAAGCAGAATGATGTACAAGGTCGTTATAATGAAAATGGAAACTGGTTAAGTGGAATTAACTTTATAGATAGCTGGCGACTAGGTAGCCAAGAAAATTTACCTAGCGATATAAAAAACAATCCGGGAAGAAACACCTATTTTTTCCTTCCACTAATTCTAGGAATTATAGGTATAGTTTTTCAAGTATCAAAAGACAAAAAGCAATTTTGGGTATTATTAATATTTTTCCTATTTACAGGGCTGGCCATTCAGTTTTACACAAATCCTGGCATTTTTCAGCCTCGTGAACGTGATTATTCTTTAGTCGGGTCGTTCTATATATTTGCTCTTTGGATAGGTTTAGGAGTTTACGGACTTTATGATAGTTTTAAAGATTGGATTACTCCTAAAATATTAGCCCCAGCAGTTGTTTTAATTACCTTATTAGCCGTGCCAACTGTAATGGCTGTACAAAATTGGGATGACCATGACCGATCTAACCGTTTTACTGCTAACTCATCTGCTAAGGCATATTTAGATTCGTGCCAAGAAGATGTTGGGGCTATACTTTTCACCATTGGCGATAATGATACGTTCCCAATTTGGTATGCCCAAGAAATTGAAAATTACAGAACAGATGTTCGTATTGTATGTACCAGCCTTTTTGAAACAGATTGGTATGTGGATCAAATGAAAGTTGCAGCATATGAAAGTGCACCAATACCTTCTCAAATTTCACATGAAAAATACCGATGGGGATCAAGAGATGTACTATACCACCAAGGTATTACAGAAAACAGATGGCCTATAAAAGATTTCATAAATTGGATCGACAGCGACAAACCAAGAACTAAGCTAAAGTATTTATTTGAACAAAACGGGGCAGATTTAAGTCAGTATTCTGAAGACACTCAAAATATGGTCTACTACCCTACTAATAAAATTAGAGTTCCTGTAAATAAGCAAAATGTCTTGAACAGCGGCTTGGTTAAAGAAAAAGATGCTGACCAAATAGTTGAATTTATAGATATTGATTTACCAGGAGCCATAACCAAAAAAAGCATGATGATGCTAGATATTTTGGCTAATAATGATTGGAAACGTCCTTTATATTTCTCTGGAGGTAGTTTTGATGATGCTGAATATTTATGGATGAAAGACTATTTACAATTAGATGGTCTAGCTTACAAATTAGTACCGATTCGTACGGAAAGGCCAAATGCTTTTGAACTAGGTAGAATTGACTCCGAACTAATGTACGATATAGTTACAGGATGGGATTGGGGAAATGCAGGCGGTGATATATATCACGACACACAAACTCGTATTCAGAGTGTATCTTTCAGAGGAAATTTAGCTCGTTTAATGGAAACATTAATCAATGAGAATAAAATGGATAAGGCTAAGGATATTATTGAAATTTCCTTAACTAATATGCCGGTAGAAAAATTTGGTTACTATACTTTAATCGAACCTTTTATAGATGGATATTACAAAGTAGGAGAAAGTCAAAAAGCTCGTGATCTGTTTGAAGTAATAAAAACAAAATATCAAGAACGGCTAACCTACTATTCTTCTATAAGTTTAGATGAGCAATATAATAGCATTGATGATATAATTGCTGATATGGAAGCCTATAGACGAAACATAGATATAATTATTGCAAACGACACTAAAGAAACTGCGGAGAAAGAAACTTTGATTTTCAATGAATATATCGATAAGTTCCAACATTTTTATAAAGATGAAGATAATATGGATCTGCGAGAAGAAATGCTACAGTCCGACCCAGACATGATGGATACCATGCCCGTATCCGACACCATATTACCGGACAACACCAGAACAGATATCTTAGAAGATACCATTGATATTACTACACAACAATAA
- a CDS encoding c-type cytochrome: protein MKKVPYRNQFSKILGLPLILFLLFANSLIAQDAPVEAVSEEAVAGGGDAVNGKALFNQNCAACHALNRKMTGPALENVESRLSEDEGLDKQWLYDWIKNSPALIKSGDAYANKIYAEYNQAAMTAFPTLSDGDIDDILAYTAAAPAAAPAAVGGTEVAAGESGSATGVSNEIILGALVLVFSLLVIMLLLVNKTLQRIAQANGIVVEKENAEKRTPIWKAFAQNQFLVLVTAILLLLGSAYYAYGWMMQVGVDQGYAPIQPIHYSHKIHAGDNKIECKYCHSSARVSKTSGIPSLNVCMNCHKSVYEYTGNPEGPSQEDLENGYTNEFYTGEIKKLYKAVGWDEENQKYTGESQPVEWVRVHNLPDFAYFNHSQHVSVAGVECQTCHGPVEEMEIMYQYSPLTMGWCIDCHRETNVKVEGNEYYEKIHAELSKKYGVENLTAAQLGGLECGKCHY, encoded by the coding sequence ATGAAAAAGGTTCCATACCGAAATCAGTTTTCTAAAATTTTAGGATTACCCCTAATACTTTTTTTACTTTTCGCAAATTCATTGATTGCGCAAGATGCTCCTGTGGAAGCAGTTTCGGAAGAGGCTGTTGCTGGTGGAGGAGATGCCGTGAATGGCAAGGCTTTGTTTAATCAGAACTGCGCTGCTTGTCATGCGTTAAATCGTAAAATGACCGGTCCCGCATTGGAAAATGTAGAAAGTAGATTAAGTGAAGACGAAGGCTTAGATAAACAGTGGTTGTACGATTGGATTAAGAATAGTCCAGCTTTAATTAAGTCAGGTGATGCTTATGCTAACAAGATATATGCAGAGTATAATCAGGCTGCAATGACAGCTTTCCCAACCTTATCAGATGGTGATATAGATGATATTTTAGCGTATACTGCTGCTGCTCCAGCTGCTGCGCCGGCCGCTGTGGGGGGTACTGAAGTTGCTGCTGGTGAATCAGGAAGTGCTACGGGCGTATCTAATGAAATTATTCTAGGCGCATTGGTACTTGTGTTCAGCTTATTGGTTATTATGTTGTTGTTGGTGAATAAAACGTTGCAGCGTATAGCTCAGGCAAATGGTATTGTCGTTGAAAAAGAAAATGCTGAAAAAAGAACACCTATTTGGAAAGCATTTGCTCAAAATCAGTTTTTGGTTTTGGTTACTGCCATTTTATTATTATTAGGTAGTGCTTACTATGCTTATGGGTGGATGATGCAAGTTGGTGTTGATCAAGGTTATGCTCCAATTCAGCCAATACATTATTCGCATAAAATTCATGCTGGTGATAATAAGATAGAATGTAAGTACTGTCACTCTTCGGCCAGAGTTTCAAAAACATCTGGAATTCCTTCTTTGAATGTTTGTATGAACTGTCATAAGTCGGTTTATGAATATACTGGTAATCCGGAAGGACCTTCTCAAGAAGATTTGGAAAACGGATACACAAATGAATTTTATACCGGTGAGATAAAAAAATTATACAAAGCTGTAGGTTGGGATGAGGAAAATCAGAAATATACTGGTGAGAGTCAACCGGTAGAATGGGTTAGAGTACATAACTTGCCCGATTTTGCATATTTTAATCACTCACAACACGTTTCCGTTGCTGGTGTGGAATGTCAAACTTGTCATGGTCCTGTAGAGGAGATGGAAATTATGTATCAGTACTCTCCATTGACAATGGGTTGGTGTATTGACTGTCATAGAGAGACAAATGTGAAAGTTGAGGGTAATGAGTATTACGAAAAAATTCATGCAGAGCTTTCTAAAAAGTACGGTGTTGAGAATTTGACAGCTGCCCAATTAGGCGGACTGGAATGTGGTAAATGTCACTATTAA